CTGCGGCGTGGATTCAGAATGGTCCTTTTGTGCTGGCATCGTATGCGGATTCCTTGACGTGATTCATCACTTGGATGAATATTAATTATCTCATTAATTAATTTCAAGTGGTGTCTTATGGCGTCTGACTCGACGACTCAACCCGCTGTCGGCAAAAATGCCCCCTCGATCCGGCTGCTGTTCAGCGCGTTACTTCTGGTCATGCTGTTATCAGCACTCGACCAAACCATTGTTTCCACGGCGCTGCCCACGATTGTGGGTGAGCTGGGTGGCCTGGATAAGCTTTCGTGGGTGGTCACCGCGTATATTCTCAGCTCAACGATTGCCGTACCGCTGTACGGTAAGTTTGGCGATCTGTTTGGCCGAAAAATTGTTCTGCAAATCGCGATTGTACTCTTCCTTGTGGGGTCCGCGCTCTGCGGGCTGGCGCAAAATATGACGCAACTGGTGCTCATGCGCGCCCTGCAAGGCCTGGGTGGCGGTGGGCTGATGGTGATCAGCATGGCGGCAGTGGCAGATGTGATTCCTCCTGCCGACCGTGGCCGTTATCAGGGGTTGTTCGGCGGCGTGTTTGGCCTGGCGACCGTCATCGGGCCGCTGATCGGCGGCTTTATCGTGCAGCACGCTTCCTGGCGCTGGATTTTTTATATCAATCTGCCGCTGGGACTGTTTGCTTTGCTGGTCATCGGCGCGGTGTTTCACAGCAGCGGCAAACGCAGCGAGCATGAAATCGACTATCTGGGGGCGTTTTATCTCAGCATGGCGCTGCTGTGCATCATCCTTTTCACCACCGAAGGCGGGACGATACGCGAATGGAGCGATCCGCAGCTGTGGTGCATTTTAGCCTTCGGGCTGACGGGGATTGCCGGGTTTATTTATGAGGAGCGGCTGGCGTGGGAGCCGATTATTCCCCTGTCGCTGTTCCGCGATCGCAGCTTCCTGCTGTGCAGCCTGATCGGCTTTATCATCGGGATGTCGCTGTTTGGCTCGGTGACGTTCCTGCCGCTCTATTTGCAGGTGGTCAAAAATGCCACCCCGACGCAGGCGGGGCTCCAGCTGATCCCGCTGATGGGCGGCCTGCTGCTGACCTCGATCGTCAGCGGGCGCATTATCAGCCGCACCGGGAAATACCGTCTGTTTCCGATTCTCGGCACCCTTTTGGGCGTGATCGGTATGGCGTTACTGACACGGATCACCATTGATTCGCCGACCTGGCAGCTGTACCTGTTTACCGGCGTGTTGGGGATGGGGTTAGGGCTGGTGATGCAGGTGCTGGTACTGGCGGTGCAAAATAGTGTTTCGTCCAGTCAGTATGGCGTGGCCACGTCCGGGGTGACGCTGTTCCGATCGATTGGCGGGGCGATTGGCGTCGCGCTGTTTGGCGCCGTGTTCACGCATGTTCTGCAATCCGGACTGATTGAACGCTTACCGGAAGGGACAGAACTGCCGCGCGAACTCAATCCGGTCGCCATTCACCATCTGCCGGACGCCCTGCGTCTTAGCTATCTGGATGCGTTTGGGGCGGCGATCCATGCCGTATTCTTAATGGCGGCAGGGATTATGGTGCTGGCATTTGTCCTGTCGTGGTTTTTACGTGAATCACCGCTGCGCCGGGATAATGCGCATCCGTAGCACATAAAAATGGTCGTCCGATTTTCGGTTGTGGGGGATGAGTCGAACGCGCCACACTCATCCGGCACACCCTATAACCGGAGACAACCATGCACTTTGCCGCGCTTCATCACCAACCCGCACCGCTTATTATCGCCAACGTCTGGGATGCCAGCAGCGCGCTGGCTGCCCAGCAGGCCGGATATCGTGCCCTCGGCACATCCAGCGCGGCGATTGCCGCCATGCTGGGTTACGACGACGGCGAGGCTATCTCGTTTGATGAATTGTTGTTTATGGTGACACGTATTCGGGCGGTCACCGCGTTGCCGCTCAGCGTCGATCTGGAAGCCGGGTACAGCGAAACGACACCCGGCATCATTGAAAATATCCAGCGTCTGGCGCAGCTCGGCGTCGTGGGCATCAATCTTGAAGACAGCCGAGTGATCCACGGCGAACGTCAGCCGGAAAATGCTTCTGCATTTGCCACAAAGCTCGGGCAAATTCGCCAGGCGTGCCCTGAAATGTTCCTGAATATTCGCACCGACGGTTTTTTGTTAAATGACGACAACGCGCTGAACGAGACCCGCCGCCGCGGTCAGCTGTATGCAGCGAACGGTGCTGATGGTTTTTTCGTGCCTGGTGTGACCCGTGAAGAGGATATCCGCGCGCTCGTTCGAGATGTTCCCCTGCCGCTGAATGTGATGTGTATGCCCGCTCTGGGCGATTTCAGTACGCTTGCCGCGTCAGGCGTACGGCGTATCTCCATGGGAAATTTTGTCCATTCTGCGATACAAACGCGGCTAAAGGATTTACTGTTAACGATCCAAAATGAGCAGTCCTTCGCGGGAGTTTTCAGCCATGAAAGTCACTGATAGCAAACAGTGCGATACCTGGTATCAGGCGTTGCTCGACCGCGCGACGGAGTTCACGGGCGTCTTTTTCGTGGGCGTCAGAACCACCGGCGTCTTCTGCATCTCGGTTTGCCGGGCGCGCAAGCCAAAGCGTGAAAACGTCGATTTTTATGATGATTTTAAATCTGCGCTGGATGCGGGTTTCCGCCCCTGCAAAGTGTGTCGCCCTACCGAAAATGCCTTTACCGCCCCGGATTTCATCGCGCAGGCACTCAGTATGCTGCGTGAGAATCCAAAAGCGCGCGTGAGTGACACTGAGCTGCGCCAACAAGGGATCGGTCCGGAGCGCGTCCGCCGCTGGTTTTTGCAAAACCACGGCATGACCTTTCAGGCATTTCAGCGGATGCAGCGGGTTAACATGGCGCTCCAGGCGCTAAAAAGTGGCCGCACGGCGACCGAAGTGGCGTTCGACAGCGGCTATGAATCCTTAAGCGGATTCGGTTACACCTGTAAAAAACTGACGGGGCATGCACCGAGTGAAAGCCGTCAGGTGATTCTGATCCATCGCTTCACCACGCCTCTCGGGCCGATGTTTGTGTGTGCGACGGAGCGCGGCGTCTGTTTGCTGGAATTTGTCGACAGGCGGATGCTGGAAACCGAGTTCAGCGACTTGCAACGTTTGCTGAAGGCCAGAATCATGGCGGGTGAAAATCAGCATACCCGTCAGATGGAAACGGAGATGGGGGAGTATTTTGCGGGCACTCGTCAGCAGTTTGATATCGCCCTTGATATGCCAGGAAGTGATTTTCAGCGCACCGTCTGGGAGGCGTTACAAACCGTGCCTTTTGGCGAAACGTCGCATTATCAGGCGCTGGCAAAACAGATCGACAAACCCGCAGCGGTGCGTGCCGTGGCGGGGGCAAACGGCGCAAACAGAGTCGCGATCGTTATTCCCTGCCATCGCATTATCGGTAAAGACGGTTCATTGACCGGGTATGGCGGCGGAATAGCGCGTAAAGCGTGGCTTATCGCCCACGAAAAAAAGCACCGTTGAGCGGGATATACCTTTTTCTTCTGATTGATTCCTTTTCGGTTTTTCGCCCGCCGCGGCGTTATCGATATAGTCGTAAAAACGTCTATCAAAAGGAACGGTCTCGTGAAACTGAAATTCGGCGCATTACTGCTGGCGGGCCTGCTGCTCGCGGGCTGTGACCAAAGCGGCAGCAATGCCAAACATATTAAAGTCGGCGTAATCAACGGCGCTGAGCAAGATGTGGCAGAAGTTGCCAAAAAAGTGGCGAAAGAGAAATACGGTCTGGAGGTCGAGCTGGTGGGCTTCAGTGGCTCACTCCTGCCAAACGATGCGACCAATCAGGGTGAACTGGATGCGAACGTGTTCCAGCATCGTCCGTTCCTGGCCGAGGATAACAAAGCGCACAACTATAAGCTGGTGGCGGTCGCCAATACGTTTGTCTTCCCGATGGCGGGGTATTCGCGCAAGGTGAAATCCGTTTCCGAGCTAAAGGATGGCGCAACGATTGCCATTCCAAACGATCCGACAAACCTTGGCCGTGCGCTGTTGCTGCTGCAAAATCAAAAGCTGATCACGCTCAAACCTGATACCGGGCTGCTGCCGACGGCGCTCGACATCACCGCCAATCCGAAGAAGCTGAAAATCATGGAGCTGGAAGGCGCGCAACTCCCACGCGTGCTGGACGACCCTAAAGTGGATGTGGCGATTATCAGCACCACCTATCTCCAGCAAACGGGCCTGTCGCCTGTGCATGACGGCGTGTTTATCGAAGATAAAAACTCGCCTTACGTGAATATTGTCGTCACCCGTGAAGACAACAAAGACGCAGAGAACGTAAAGGAATTTATTCAGTCGTACCAGTCGCCAGAAGTGGCGAAAGCAGCGGAAAAAATCTTCAACGGCGGGGCCGTTCCGGGCTGGTAATGAAAGAAAGGCGTATAACGTTACGTTACACGCCTTTTTGGGTTACTTCAGATTGGCCTGGAAGAACGACGTCAACTTAGCAAACGGAATCAGGTCGGTACGGTCGTACAGATCTACGTGGCCAGCGTTCGGTACCACGACCAGCTCTTTGGGTTGTCCGGCGCGTTTGTAGGCGTCTTCGCTAAACTCTTTTGAATGCGCTTTATCGCCGGTGATAAACAGCATCGGACGCGGAGAAATGGTCTCGATGTCGTTGAACGGATAGAAGTTCATAAACTTACCTATGCTGCTTAACATCGGTTTAGTGGTCAGCGCTTCTTTCTCGCCCTTCGGCGTAAAACCGCCGCGCGCGGTGCGGTAAAAATCAAAGAACTCGCGCTGGATTTCCGGCGTTGAGGCATCGATTTTATTAACCGTTCCAGGAACATAGGCGATCTCACCGCCTTTAAACTCGTTCAAACGCTGATCGACGGCTGATTTAATCAGTGCCTTGCGCTGCTCAAGTGAAAAACTATGATTCAGCCCATTGCGCAACGCAGAGCCCATGTCATACATGCTAACCGTGGCGATGGCTTTCATGCGCGGGTCAATTTTAGCCGCGCTTATCACGAAGCTGCCGCTTCCGCAGATACCCAGTGCGCCAATATTTTCCGGATCAATAAATGGCTGTGTGCTCAGATAATCCACTGCGGCGCTAAAATCGTCGGCGTAAATTTCCGGCGAGACCAGATGCCCTGGTTTGCCTTCACTTTCGCCCCAGAAAGAGAGATCAATCGCCAGCGTGACAAACCCTTGCTCAGCCAGCTTTTGCGCATACAGATTCGAGCTTTGCTCTTTCACCGCGCCCATCGGATGCCCGATGACAATCGCCGGATGTTTAGCGTTCTGATCCATCCCTTTCGGCATAAACAAATTACCGACGACGTTCATCTGATACTGATTTTTGAACGTTACTTTTTGCTGAGTCACTTTCTCGCTTTTAAAGAAATTATCAGCGCCATTAGACATATCGGCGGCGGATACGGCAAAGGTGCCGATCAGCAACCCCAGCGCCATGGTGAATCTTTTCATGATGAACTCCTGTTGTGTGTGTCGTTGCGTGAGGTGAAAAAGGCAAGTAATGCGGCGGTGATGAGCAATGCTCCGCTGAGTGCAAAGGTGGTCTGCCAGCCGCTGTAGTCGAAAGCCAGGCCGCCGACGGTGGAACCGAGCGCGATGGAGAGTTGCACCACGGCTACCATCAGGCCACCGCCTGCTTCGGCATCGTCAGGAAGCGTTCTGGCCACCCATGTCCACCAGCCGACGGGAGCGGCAGTCGCGACCAGCCCCCAGATGCCCAGCAGAATGGCGACGGCAGTCAGGCTGTGGCCGAAAGCCATCAGCGCGGCGGTAATCAGCGCCATCACCAGGGGGATAACAATCAGCGTGCGATAAAATCCGGATTGCAAAAACGTACCGATCAGCAGCGTGCCAATGAAGCCCGCGACGCCAATAATCAGCAACATCAGGGACAGAATTGGCGCGCTGACCACGGTGATGGTTTCCAGAAAAGGTCGAACATAGGTGAACAGCGCAAATTGCCCCATAAAGAAAATCCCGCACGCCGCCATGCCTTTTGCGACCAGCGGTGTCTTCAGAAGTGAGAAAACGCTGCCGGAGCGCGTTCTATTATTTTCCGCAGGCATTGCAGGCAGGCTGAACCACTGCCAGACGAATGCGATAAGCGCCACGGGAACCAGACAGAAAAATGCACCGCGCCAGCCGATTGTCGATCCCAGCCAGCTACCGAGCGGGGCGGCGACAACGGTGGCCAGGGCATTTCCGCCGTTGAAAATCGCCAGCGCGCGCGGCACCTGATGCAGCGGAACCAGCCGAATGGCGGTGGCGGCCGATAGCGACCAAAATCCCCCAATCGCCACGCCAATTAACGCGCGTCCCGCCATATAAAGGGGGTAATTAGGCGCGAGCGCGATGATCAGACCCGACACCGCCATCAGCACGGTCATGCCGAGCAGCAAATATTTGCGGTTCATGCTGCCCGCAAGTGTCGAAAGGGAAAGACTCGTCACCACCGCGAAAGCACCTGAAATAGCAATTCCGAGTCCAGCCAGTCCTTCGCTGACACCCAAATCATGTGACACCGGCGTCAGCAGGCTGACAGGCATAAATTCTGAGGCCACAAGCGCGAACGCGCACAGGGTCATTGCCAGCACGCCGCTCCAGTAGGCACGCATCTGGCGCGCAGGTGTTTCGTTTAAGATTGCGGTCATATCTCATTACCTTGTTGATCATGTTGGCCAAATTTGGGCAAGCCGGGGCCGTACGCCATTCAGGGGAATAACGCGAGCAGGTGAAATTAGGTGTGTTTGATGTCTGTCAGAGGTGAAAATTTTTACACGCGGGTCATGGTTTGACTAGCTAATCAATACTTAATGGGCTTATAAGTTATGCTTATTAATCGGACTAAAAGAGAACGAGATGAAGCGCAATCTTAACGATCTGTTTGCTTTCGTCACTGTCGCGCGCGAGGGGAGTTTTACACGCGCGGCGGCGCAGCTGGGCGTGACGCAACCCGCCTTGAGTCAGGCGATTACTGGCCTGGAAAACCGGATGCAAATCCGCCTGCTGACGCGCACGACGCGCAGCGTGTCGCCGACCGCCGCCGGAGAACGTCTTTTAAACGCGATCGGTAACCGTTTTGATGAAATTGAAGCAGAGCTGGATATGCTGAGTGAACTGCGCGATAAACCTGCGGGCACGGTGCGGATCACTTGCGGACCGAGCGTCCTTAAAGAAACGCTCTTTCCGAAATTAACGCCACTTTTGCGAGAATACCCTGATATTCACGTAGAGTTCGACGCTAATCATGGTTTTCGCGATATCGTCGCCGATCGTTTTGATGCCGGGGTGCGCATGGGCGACACCATCGATAAAGACATGATCGCCGTGCCTATCGGCCCGCAGCTGCGGATGGCGGCGGTGGCCTCTCCAGACTATTTCTCTCGATTTCCCATTCCGCAAACGCCGCACGAACTCACGCAGCATCAATGCATTAATCAACGTCAAATTAAATCAGGCGGATTGTATGTCTGGGATTTCGATCAGGACGGCGGCGATCTGAACGTGCGCGTCAGCGGGCAGCTGACCTTTAACACCTCAGATCATATCGTGGATGCGGCGCTGGCAGGCTTTGGTGTGGCGTTTTTACCGGAAGAAGAGTTTGGCGATCACATTGCTGCCGGGCGGCTCATTCGCGTCCTTGAGCCGTGGTGCCAGCCGTTTCCCGGTTATTACCTTTATTACCCCAGCCGTAAACAGCCGTCACCGGCCTTTTCTCTGGTGATGGAGGCATTGCGGGTGCGGTAAAATTGGCCCGATTCCATCGATCATCGCCCATTAGCCCACATATTGCCGCGTGACGGCGGGTTATTCTTTTTGCATCATCTGATGGAGGAATAACCATGAAAATTACCCAAATCCGTAACGCTACCCAAATCATAACTTACGCGGGTCGACGCTTTTTGATAGACCCGATGTTAGCCGCCAAAGATGCTTACCCGGGCTTTCCAGGCACAGCGCGCGCTGAAATCCGTAACCCAATGGTCGATTTACCTTTTGACGTTGAAACCATTCTGGATGTTGATGCCATCATCGTCACCCATACGCATGACGATCACTGGGATCGGGCAGCCATTGAACGGATCGGCAAAGACAAACCGATCTACGTGCAAAACGACAGCGATGCGGATCTGCTGCGCTCGCAGGGCTTTCACAATCTGACCGTGATGACGGAAAACAGCCGCTTTGGTGACGTTCAACTGAGCAAAACTCACGGTGGTCAACACGGCACCGACCGCGCTTATGCCGTGCCGGAGCTGGCGGAGCGTTTGGGTGAGGCGTGCGGCGTGGTGTTTCGCCACCCTGATGAAAAAACGCTTTTTATTGCGGGAGACACCATCTGGCGTGCGGACGTTGCCGCCGAACTGCAAAAACAGCAGCCGGATGTGGTGGTATTGAATGCCGGTTATGCGCACATCATTGGGTTTGGCCCCATCATTATGGGTCAGGAAGATGTGCTGAACGTCCACTTTCTGCTGCCGCAGGCCAGGATTGTCGCCACGCACATGGAGGCAATCAACCACTGTCTGCTGACGCGTAGCGCATTACGTGAATATGCTGACGCCAATCAGATGAGCGATGTTCTTAGTATTCCGCAGGACGGTGAAACCGTTATATTTTAAGTATCAGGCCGGGGAGGGAGAAAGCGTGAAAATAGCAAACGTGGCGATTGTCGCGGTGGAGGGCTTTAGCCCGTTTCACTACTCCGTTCCCTGCATTCTGTTTGGCGATACGGTTTCAGGGGAAAAGCGCTTCAACGTACAGATCTGTGCCGAAACGCCGGGAATGTTGACGTCTCGCGAGGGTTTTGCGCTTAATGCCACCGCGGATTACTCCGTCATTCCGCAGGCCGACATTGTGGTGGTGCCTTACTGGCGGCACGTTCTTGAACGCCCTCCACAGGCTCTGCTCGACAGTCTGGTGCAGGCCCGCGAAAACGGCGCAGAAATTGTCGGTCTGTGTTTGGGTTCTTTCGTGCTGGGATATGCTGGCATCCTTGAAGGTAAACGTGCGGCAACCCACTGGGAGTTCGAACGCCAGTTTCAGACGCTTTTCCCAGAGGTTCAGCTCGATATCAACGCGTTATATGTTGATGACGATCGGATTATCACGTCGGCAGGAACCGCAGCGGCGCTGGATTGCTGCCTGTATATTATTCGCCAGCGCTTTGGCAGCGTGGTCGCCAATCAAATTGCCCGACGAATGATCGTTCCACCGCACCGTGAGGGTGGGCAGGCGCAATTTATCGAACAACCGATTCCGGAAAACACCCGCGATGCGCGTATAAATTGTCTGATCGACTATCTGCAAAAACACATTCGTGAACCGCATCATCTCGACTCGCTGGCCGCCGTGGTGTCGATGAGCCGCCGCACGCTGACGCGTCATTTTATAAAGGCGACGGGGATGAGTGTGGCCGACTGGCTCACCGCCGAGCGCCTGCGTCGCAGCCAGATTTTACTGGAAGCAGGAGATCTGCCGATTGAATCTGTGGCGGAACAGGTGGGATTTCTCTCTGCGGTAACCTATCGCCAGCAGTTTAAAGCGCGCTTTGGTGTTAGCCCGGTGGAATGGCGAAAAACATTTCGTGCCAGCGGCATAGATATAGGCGAGCGGTAGTCACGCGGTAACGATATATTAAATATCCCTCTAAACAGAACTCAATATTTAATCTAAATCACATATTGTGCAAAAAAATAACGCCTAACTTAAATTCAGTACACCCTGAATAAGACTCGTCTTATAGTCCGGAAAATATTTAGCAATGTTTTATTCAGGGAAAGATGAACAAGGCGTTTAGCACTTTTAAATTTATAATAATTTCATCTGTAAATTATATTTTCGCTATTCTATGGATAGGCGTTTTTTCTTTTACGCTACACGCTGCCCCTCTCTCTCCGGCGGATCGTGATGCTATTCAGCAGCAACAACAGCAGCTGTTATTACAAAACCAGCAGCAGCGTGATGAACTGGAACGCACTATCCGCTTGCCCGAAACGTCCCCACAAAAGCCTGTATTAGCAGGCTCTGGGCCGTGCTTTCGTATTGAGAAAATTACGTTATCCGGTGTGACCTTAATCACCGCCAAAGCCCAACACAAGCTGATTTCGCCGTGGGAAGGCCACTGCCTGGACATGGCAAAAATAACCGAATTAACGACGGTGATTTCCGACTGGTATATCAGCCGGGGGTACATTACCAGCCGTGCTTTTCTAACGGAACAAGATCTCTCCAGCGGTCAGCTGAATATTGTGGTGCTTGAAGGCAAACTCGCCGAAATTCGTCTGGAAGGTAAAACGCCTTTTATGCTGAAAATGGCGTTTCCTGGGTTGAAAGATCGCGTACTTAATTTGCGCGATATAGAACAAGGCATGGAGCAAATTAATCGTTTGCGTGCCCAGCCGGTACAAATTGAAATTATTCCCGCATCGCAACCTGGTTATTCAGTGGTTAATCTTACCGCACAGCCTGAATTTCCGTTAAGTGCATCAATCAGTCTGGATAATAGCGGCCAGAAGAGTACGGGCGAAGAACAACTCAATGGC
This sequence is a window from Enterobacter sp. 638. Protein-coding genes within it:
- a CDS encoding alpha/beta hydrolase; the protein is MKRFTMALGLLIGTFAVSAADMSNGADNFFKSEKVTQQKVTFKNQYQMNVVGNLFMPKGMDQNAKHPAIVIGHPMGAVKEQSSNLYAQKLAEQGFVTLAIDLSFWGESEGKPGHLVSPEIYADDFSAAVDYLSTQPFIDPENIGALGICGSGSFVISAAKIDPRMKAIATVSMYDMGSALRNGLNHSFSLEQRKALIKSAVDQRLNEFKGGEIAYVPGTVNKIDASTPEIQREFFDFYRTARGGFTPKGEKEALTTKPMLSSIGKFMNFYPFNDIETISPRPMLFITGDKAHSKEFSEDAYKRAGQPKELVVVPNAGHVDLYDRTDLIPFAKLTSFFQANLK
- a CDS encoding methylated-DNA--[protein]-cysteine S-methyltransferase, whose product is MKVTDSKQCDTWYQALLDRATEFTGVFFVGVRTTGVFCISVCRARKPKRENVDFYDDFKSALDAGFRPCKVCRPTENAFTAPDFIAQALSMLRENPKARVSDTELRQQGIGPERVRRWFLQNHGMTFQAFQRMQRVNMALQALKSGRTATEVAFDSGYESLSGFGYTCKKLTGHAPSESRQVILIHRFTTPLGPMFVCATERGVCLLEFVDRRMLETEFSDLQRLLKARIMAGENQHTRQMETEMGEYFAGTRQQFDIALDMPGSDFQRTVWEALQTVPFGETSHYQALAKQIDKPAAVRAVAGANGANRVAIVIPCHRIIGKDGSLTGYGGGIARKAWLIAHEKKHR
- the nlpA gene encoding lipoprotein NlpA, giving the protein MKLKFGALLLAGLLLAGCDQSGSNAKHIKVGVINGAEQDVAEVAKKVAKEKYGLEVELVGFSGSLLPNDATNQGELDANVFQHRPFLAEDNKAHNYKLVAVANTFVFPMAGYSRKVKSVSELKDGATIAIPNDPTNLGRALLLLQNQKLITLKPDTGLLPTALDITANPKKLKIMELEGAQLPRVLDDPKVDVAIISTTYLQQTGLSPVHDGVFIEDKNSPYVNIVVTREDNKDAENVKEFIQSYQSPEVAKAAEKIFNGGAVPGW
- a CDS encoding MBL fold metallo-hydrolase, whose translation is MKITQIRNATQIITYAGRRFLIDPMLAAKDAYPGFPGTARAEIRNPMVDLPFDVETILDVDAIIVTHTHDDHWDRAAIERIGKDKPIYVQNDSDADLLRSQGFHNLTVMTENSRFGDVQLSKTHGGQHGTDRAYAVPELAERLGEACGVVFRHPDEKTLFIAGDTIWRADVAAELQKQQPDVVVLNAGYAHIIGFGPIIMGQEDVLNVHFLLPQARIVATHMEAINHCLLTRSALREYADANQMSDVLSIPQDGETVIF
- a CDS encoding MFS transporter, with amino-acid sequence MTAILNETPARQMRAYWSGVLAMTLCAFALVASEFMPVSLLTPVSHDLGVSEGLAGLGIAISGAFAVVTSLSLSTLAGSMNRKYLLLGMTVLMAVSGLIIALAPNYPLYMAGRALIGVAIGGFWSLSAATAIRLVPLHQVPRALAIFNGGNALATVVAAPLGSWLGSTIGWRGAFFCLVPVALIAFVWQWFSLPAMPAENNRTRSGSVFSLLKTPLVAKGMAACGIFFMGQFALFTYVRPFLETITVVSAPILSLMLLIIGVAGFIGTLLIGTFLQSGFYRTLIVIPLVMALITAALMAFGHSLTAVAILLGIWGLVATAAPVGWWTWVARTLPDDAEAGGGLMVAVVQLSIALGSTVGGLAFDYSGWQTTFALSGALLITAALLAFFTSRNDTHNRSSS
- a CDS encoding MDR family MFS transporter, with the translated sequence MASDSTTQPAVGKNAPSIRLLFSALLLVMLLSALDQTIVSTALPTIVGELGGLDKLSWVVTAYILSSTIAVPLYGKFGDLFGRKIVLQIAIVLFLVGSALCGLAQNMTQLVLMRALQGLGGGGLMVISMAAVADVIPPADRGRYQGLFGGVFGLATVIGPLIGGFIVQHASWRWIFYINLPLGLFALLVIGAVFHSSGKRSEHEIDYLGAFYLSMALLCIILFTTEGGTIREWSDPQLWCILAFGLTGIAGFIYEERLAWEPIIPLSLFRDRSFLLCSLIGFIIGMSLFGSVTFLPLYLQVVKNATPTQAGLQLIPLMGGLLLTSIVSGRIISRTGKYRLFPILGTLLGVIGMALLTRITIDSPTWQLYLFTGVLGMGLGLVMQVLVLAVQNSVSSSQYGVATSGVTLFRSIGGAIGVALFGAVFTHVLQSGLIERLPEGTELPRELNPVAIHHLPDALRLSYLDAFGAAIHAVFLMAAGIMVLAFVLSWFLRESPLRRDNAHP
- a CDS encoding LysR family transcriptional regulator codes for the protein MKRNLNDLFAFVTVAREGSFTRAAAQLGVTQPALSQAITGLENRMQIRLLTRTTRSVSPTAAGERLLNAIGNRFDEIEAELDMLSELRDKPAGTVRITCGPSVLKETLFPKLTPLLREYPDIHVEFDANHGFRDIVADRFDAGVRMGDTIDKDMIAVPIGPQLRMAAVASPDYFSRFPIPQTPHELTQHQCINQRQIKSGGLYVWDFDQDGGDLNVRVSGQLTFNTSDHIVDAALAGFGVAFLPEEEFGDHIAAGRLIRVLEPWCQPFPGYYLYYPSRKQPSPAFSLVMEALRVR
- a CDS encoding isocitrate lyase/phosphoenolpyruvate mutase family protein — encoded protein: MHFAALHHQPAPLIIANVWDASSALAAQQAGYRALGTSSAAIAAMLGYDDGEAISFDELLFMVTRIRAVTALPLSVDLEAGYSETTPGIIENIQRLAQLGVVGINLEDSRVIHGERQPENASAFATKLGQIRQACPEMFLNIRTDGFLLNDDNALNETRRRGQLYAANGADGFFVPGVTREEDIRALVRDVPLPLNVMCMPALGDFSTLAASGVRRISMGNFVHSAIQTRLKDLLLTIQNEQSFAGVFSHESH
- a CDS encoding helix-turn-helix domain-containing protein → MKIANVAIVAVEGFSPFHYSVPCILFGDTVSGEKRFNVQICAETPGMLTSREGFALNATADYSVIPQADIVVVPYWRHVLERPPQALLDSLVQARENGAEIVGLCLGSFVLGYAGILEGKRAATHWEFERQFQTLFPEVQLDINALYVDDDRIITSAGTAAALDCCLYIIRQRFGSVVANQIARRMIVPPHREGGQAQFIEQPIPENTRDARINCLIDYLQKHIREPHHLDSLAAVVSMSRRTLTRHFIKATGMSVADWLTAERLRRSQILLEAGDLPIESVAEQVGFLSAVTYRQQFKARFGVSPVEWRKTFRASGIDIGER